A genomic segment from Gossypium hirsutum isolate 1008001.06 chromosome D04, Gossypium_hirsutum_v2.1, whole genome shotgun sequence encodes:
- the LOC107943659 gene encoding 4-coumarate--CoA ligase-like 7, with the protein MSVQVSRAVPLKEQSGDARPPVNRSGFDLRTGIYSSVFQLTDHLKVPTDPDLGIASFVLSQFPHPHVAESKLALIDSATNQHLTYAQLHRSIRSLAGGLYHLGVRKGDVVFLLSPNSLLYPTICLAVFSIGAILSTANPINTSSEIAKQVLDSGAKLVISAPEELHKFERIQVPTVVTSRQSKEGNSLSIEELIECGDTHEVHEIKIKQSDTAAVLYSSGTTGTSKGVILTHSNLITTARLVRWYAEETSSVNDVFLGFIPFFHIYGLVFFGYGLSCCGITTVLMQRFDFQEMLKAIQVHKVNNIAAVPPVVLGLVKNCKSNDSLSSVRRIGSGAAPLSKELIEAFRAQFPWVELRQGYGLTESCGAATVFVSDEMAKAHPGSCGSLLPTFSAKVVDMETGLALPPYKEGELWLKGPTIMKGYLGNEEATAATLDKDGWLKTGDLGYFDEDGLLYIVDRVKELIKHNGYQVAPAELEALLLSHPNILDAAVIPVEDEESGQIPMAYVVKAVDSELTHEQVIQFVAAQVAPYKKVRRVEFIDVIPKSAAGKILRKQLILQTQRPILSKL; encoded by the exons ATGTCAGTTCAAGTGTCCAGGGCCGTCCCCCTCAAGGAACAATCCGGCGATGCTCGGCCTCCGGTCAACCGAAGTGGCTTCGATTTGCGTACCGGAATTTATAGTTCGGTATTTCAACTTACCGACCATCTCAAAGTTCCCACTGATCCTGACCTTGGGATCGCTTCCTTTGTGCTATCTCAGTTTCCTCATCCTCATGTTGCTGAATCAAAACTTGCACTCATTGATTCAGCCACAAATCAGCACCTCACGTACGCTCAACTTCATCGGTCAATCAGATCGCTTGCCGGCGGTCTTTATCACCTCGGAGTCCGCAAAGGCGATGTCGTGTTCCTTTTGTCCCCTAACTCACTCTTGTACCCAACGATATGTCTTGCAGTATTCTCAATTGGTGCAATCCTCTCAACTGCCAATCCAATCAATACGTCTTCGGAGATAGCTAAACAAGTGCTCGACTCCGGTGCTAAGCTCGTTATCTCAGCCCCGGAGGAGTTACATAAATTCGAACGAATTCAGGTTCCTACAGTGGTCACATCTCGGCAATCAAAAGAGGGTAATTCGTTATCTATAGAAGAATTAATCGAATGCGGGGATACACATGAAGTACATGAAATTAAGATTAAACAGTCGGATACGGCGGCGGTATTATACTCTTCGGGTACTACCGGAACAAGCAAGGGCGTTATATTAACGCATTCAAATTTAATAACAACGGCAAGACTTGTAAGATGGTATGCAGAAGAAACTTCGTCTGTAAACGATGTGTTTTTGGGGTTCATACCCTTTTTTCACATATACGGCCTCGTATTTTTCGGGTACGGGCTATCTTGTTGCGGTATCACGACGGTGTTGATGCAAAGATTTGATTTCCAGGAAATGTTGAAGGCAATTCAGGTTCATAAAGTTAATAACATCGCGGCCGTACCCCCGGTGGTGCTTGGTTTAGTGAAAAACTGCAAAAGCAATGATAGCTTGTCAAGCGTGAGAAGGATTGGGTCAGGAGCTGCACCGTTAAGCAAGGAATTGATTGAAGCATTCAGGGCTCAGTTTCCATGGGTGGAGCTGAGGCAAGGATACGGGCTAACCGAGAGCTGCGGTGCTGCGACGGTGTTCGTGTCGGACGAAATGGCGAAAGCTCATCCAGGGTCATGTGGGTCGCTGCTGCCAACTTTTAGTGCGAAGGTGGTGGATATGGAAACAGGCTTGGCTTTGCCACCCTACAAAGAAGGAGAGCTATGGTTAAAAGGGCCTACAATCATGAAAGGGTACTTAGGAAATGAGGAAGCAACGGCTGCAACTTTAGACAAAGATGGGTGGCTTAAAACTGGGGATCTTGGTTATTTTGATGAGGATGGGTTGCTTTACATTGTTGATAGGGTAAAGGAGCTTATCAAGCACAATGGGTATCAG GTTGCACCAGCAGAACTGGAGGCACTGCTTTTAAGCCACCCCAACATCCTGGATGCAGCAGTTATACC GGTTGAAGATGAAGAGTCAGGGCAGATACCAATGGCGTATGTGGTAAAAGCAGTTGATTCTGAGCTCACTCATGAACAAGTCATTCAATTTGTAGCTGCCCAG GTGGCTCCTTACAAGAAAGTGAGGAGAGTGGAATTTATAGATGTAATCCCAAAGTCAGCAGCTGGCAAAATCCTGAGGAAGCAGCTGATTTTACAAACCCAACGCCCTATTCTCTCCAAGTTGTAA
- the LOC107943661 gene encoding serine/threonine-protein kinase TIO: protein MGIEEYHVIELVGEGSFGKVYKGRRKYTGQTVAMKFIMKHGKTEKDIHNLRQEIEILRKLKHENIIEMIDSFESQQEFCVVTEFAQGDLFQILEDDKCLPEEQVQAIAKQLVRALHYLHSNRIIHRDMKPQNILIGAGSVVKLCDFGFARAMSTNTVVLRSIKGTPLYMAPELVREQPYNHTVDLWSLGVILYELFVGQPPFYTNSVYALIRHIVKDPVKYPDEMSASFKSFLKGLLNKVPQNRLTWPALLEHPFVKETLDEVEAREVRATTATARQSDFALRSEENCIQTPNGKENSPAASEPCNVPSPQSDAKKYSPNTVQGNSALHDEFPGFSNPNDVKQTGNLALDRLENNSRTVNGAQIIGQDNEALALILLPIKKWSEGSQNACRDQDILHSSQSLRILSNLVAAGALQSGGILDEIMCELLNFTAILVGLKSSDVNELVAKSFSVTKILLAENNGSDAATSYFKHWVVIVEIFSQVVSHIEDASGRVFSESCACITTILVRVSQGLRACSSTQAPKGIASPSVINESLKQILDHAVTSRLVDHLCLCLATSGASLSSGSTNMLLAACEACRAIWSLMDAHEIFFVKENPSLFPLDALRSHSLARLDIRDHARGWLAGTEAAKVVDAVTRAFVRSKSVQFAIVNCLHQRVEPALSAAIHILSRCCLHNGIIPTVLCGLPNSLPVTTIVSGGADGTIVSELFSILSLCSSLNKDAQSDMKCKISNPPALTLHTCLLLATIAQCLKSTGRNSAIFMLTTSPKKQLSRLTILAQHVSSKDTTITSLQPHSASAMLAFASILSLEGGLSVESAISEIAVPLIPPTSTLCDHLKISSDCENDVGPKNTKAVLSYWHGFRDGCVGLLEAKLKWGGPLAVQQLIASGIPLLLINFLASNHSIASRQEVDIPNDGVGLSPIGVVWAVSSICFCLSGGVLTFRQTLLSSENMKLVCSLISDVHLKLVRSWVGPGGGKDGIRDTINTVIDFLVFPFVAVQNAPGLPAATASVNSGFILNMGSAAERVCKEDKEMVKAIVEDMGKYIKILVEVGVPGIVLRCLDQLESKDLGRTVAFLAKMVGHRPLAVQLVGKGLLDPNRMRRLLDSSPRDATLDTLMIVSDLARMDKGFYEFINGALILDTLRDFLSHEDPNVRAKACNALGNMCRHSAYFYESLARHHIIGLLIDRCADPDRRTRKFACFAIGNAAYHNDMLYEELRRSIPQLAKLLVSAEEDKTKANAAGALSNLVRNSNKLCEEIISKGAIQALLKLVADCSAVALNPSKKDAVNESPLKIALFSLGKMCAYPNCRQFLRSSELFPVIGRLRQSPESSIVKLAVAIVSKVTDAS from the exons ATGGGAATTGAAGAATACCATGTGATAGAGCTAGTAGGTGAAGGCTCTTTTGGTAAAGTGTATAAAGGAAGGCGAAAATACACTGGCCag ACTGTAGCAATGAAGTTTATAATGAAGCATGGAAAAACTGAGAAGGACATTCATAATTTAAGACAGGAAATTGAG ATTCTGCGAAAGTTGAAGCATGaaaatatcattgaaatgattgATTCATTCGAGAGCCAACAAGAATTCTGTGTTGTTACTGAATTTGCGCAA GGTGATCTATTTCAGATTCTAGAGGATGATAAGTGCCTTCCTGAGGAGCAAGTTCAAGCAATTGCAAAGCAATTG GTGAGGGCATTGCACTACTTGCATTCCAACCGGATCATCCATCGTGACATGAAGCCACAAAACATTCTCATTGGTGCTGGCTCTGTTGTTAAG CTTTGTGATTTTGGGTTTGCACGTGCAATGTCCACTAATACTGTTGTTTTACGATCCATAAAAG GCACCCCATTGTACATGGCCCCAGAGCTTGTGCGAGAACAGCCCTACAACCACACTGTTGACCTGTGGTCTCTTGGAGTCATATT GTATGAATTATTCGTTGGGCAACCTCCCTTTTATACGAATTCAGTATACGCACTCATCCGGCACATAGTTAAG GATCCAGTCAAATACCCAGACGAAATGAGTGCAAGTTTCAAAAGCTTTCTGAAGGGATTGCTTAACAAG GTACCTCAAAATCGGTTGACATGGCCCGCACTTCTTGAACATCCATTTGTTAAAGAAACATTGGATGAAGTAGAGGCCAGG GAGGTGCGCGCTACAACTGCTACAGCCAGGCAATCTGATTTTGCATTGAGGAGTGAGGAAAACTGTATCCAGACACCAAATG GTAAAGAAAATTCTCCTGCTGCTTCAGAGCCTTGTAATGTTCCAAGCCCTCAGAGTGATGCTAAAAAATATAGTCCTAATACAGTCCAGGGAAATTCTGCACTGCATGACGAGTTTCCTGGATTTTCAAATCCCAATGATGTTAAACAGACAG GTAACTTGGCATTAGACAGATTAGAAAACAACTCTCGCACAGTTAATGGGGCACAAATTATTGGTCAGGATAATGAAGCCTTAGCACTTATTTTGCTTCCAATAAAAAAATGGTCAGAAGGATCACAAAATGCTTGCAG GGATCAAGATATTCTCCATTCAAGTCAGTCTTTGAGAATTCTTTCTAATTTAGTTGCAGCTGGTGCTCTCCAGTCTGGCGGAATACTGGATGAAATAATGTGTGAACTTCTTAATTTCACTGCCATTTTAGTTGGTTTGAAATCATCTGACGTTAATGAGTTAGTAGCAAAG AGTTTTTCTGTTACTAAAATCCTGTTGGCAGAAAATAATGGAAGTGATGCTGCCACTTCCTATTTCAAACACTGGGTTGTCATAGTTGAAATTTTCTCACAG GTTGTAAGCCACATTGAAGATGCCTCTGGGAGAGTTTTCTCCGAGTCTTGTGCGTGCATCACAACTATATTAGTTAGAGTGTCTCAGGGTCTTCGTGCATGTTCTTCGACTCAGGCTCCTAAGGGAATCGCCTCTCCCTCTGTGATTAATGAATCATTGAAACAGATTTTGGACCATGCTGTTACGTCCCGTTTAGTGGACCATCTATGTTTATGTTTAGCAACTTCAGGTGCAAGTCTCAGTTCTGGATCCACAAATATGCTGCTTGCTGCTTGTGAAGCATGTAGGGCTATCTGGTCATTGATGGATGCTCATGAAATCTTTTTCGTGAAGGAAAATCCCAGTTTGTTTCCCTTGGATGCTTTGCGGAGTCACTCTTTGGCTCGACTTGACATCAGAGATCATGCCCGTGGTTGGCTGGCTGGAACAGAAGCAGCGAAAGTCGTTGATGCAGTAACTAGGGCTTTTGTCAGATCAAAATCTGTGCAGTTTGCTATAGTCAATTGCCTTCATCAACGTGTAGAGCCAGCATTATCTGCTGCTATTCAT ATTTTGTCAAGATGTTGCCTACACAATGGCATTATTCCAACTGTTCTTTGTGGCCTTCCCAATTCCCTACCTGTTACTACTATTGTTAGCGGTGGAGCCGACGGTACCATTGTTTCAGAGCTATTCTCTATATTATCTTTATGTTCATCGTTGAACAAAGATGCACAATCAGATATGAAGTGTAAAATAAGCAATCCTCCTGCCTTGACTCTGCATACATGTCTTCTCCTTGCTACAATTGCTCAGTGTTTAAAATCTACTGGAAGAAATTCTGCAATATTTATGCTTACAACCTCCCCAAAGAAGCAGCTCTCTCGACTTACTATACTTGCTCAGCACGTTTCTTCTAAAGATACAACTataacctcattacaacctcatTCTGCATCAGCTATGCTGGCTTTTGCTTCCATTCTATCACTTGAAGGTGGACTGTCTGTTGAGTCTGCCATATCTGAAATTGCAGTGCCCTTGATTCCTCCAACTAGCACACTTTGTGATCACCTTAAAATTTCCTCAGACTGTGAAAATGATGTTGGCCCTAAGAACACCAAAGCTGTTCTCTCATATTGGCATGGTTTTAGGGATGGATGTGTAGGCTTGTTAGAAGCCAAACTGAAATGGGGAGGACCATTGGCTGTACAGCAGTTGATTGCAAGTGGTATCCCGTTACTTCTTATTAATTTTTTGGCCAGCAACCATTCAATCGCTTCACGTCAAGAAGTTGATATCCCAAATGATGGAGTTGGCCTATCCCCTATAGGAGTTGTATGGGCAGTTTCATCGATATGTTTCTGCCTTTCAGGTGGAGTACTAACCTTTCGGCAAACCTTGCTCAGCAGTGAGAACATGAAGCTCGTATGTAGTTTGATATCTGATGTTCATCTCAAGCTTGTCAGGTCCTGGGTTGGGCCCGGTGGAGGGAAAGATGGAATCAGAGATACAATAAATACAGTAATTGATTTCTTAGTGTTTCCTTTTGTTGCTGTACAAAATGCTCCTGGTTTGCCAGCTGCTACTGCTTCAGTAAATAGTGGGTTCATTCTCAACATGGGTTCAGCCGCTGAGAGAGTATGCAAGGAAGATAAGGAGATGGTGAAAGCAATTGTGGAAGATATGgggaaatatattaaaatcctCGTGGAG GTGGGAGTGCCTGGCATAGTTCTTCGTTGTTTGGATCAATTAGAGTCAAAGGATCTCGGAAGAACtgttgcctttcttgccaaaatGGTAGGACATCGACCACTTGCAGTCCAACTTGTAGGGAAAGGGTTGTTGGATCCAAATAGAATGAGAAGGTTGCTTGATTCAAGTCCAAGAGATGCCACACTTGACACTTTGATGATTGTTTCTGATTTAGCTCGTATGGATAAG GGTTTCTATGAATTCATCAATGGGGCTTTGATTTTAGACACTTTACGGGACTTTCTCTCTCATGAAGATCCCAATGTTCGAGCCAAAGCATGCAATGCTCTAGGCAACATGTGTCGGCATAGTGCATACTTCTATGAGTCACTG GCAAGACATCACATCATTGGGCTCCTTATTGATCGATGTGCTGATCCAGACAGACGGACAAGGAAATTTGCATGTTTTGCA ATTGGAAATGCTGCCTACCATAATGATATGTTGTACGAAGAATTGAGGAGATCAATACCTCAACTAGCAAAGCTGCTGGTTTCAGCAGAAGAAGACAAGACTAAAGCAAATGCTGCAGGTGCACTGAGTAATCTTGTGCGCAACTCTAACAAGCTCTGCGAAGAAATCATCTCCAAGGGGGCCATACAG GCATTACTAAAATTGGTAGCTGATTGTTCAGCAGTTGCTTTAAATCCAAGCAAAAAGGATGCAGTTAATGAGTCACCATTAAAGATAGCTCTTTTCTCACTGGGAAAGATGTGCGCATATCCAAATTGCCGACAGTTCCTTCGTTCATCGGAGTTGTTCCCGGTGATAGGACGGCTTCGGCAATCCCCGGAATCAAGCATTGTAAAGCTTGCAGTAGCTATTGTGAGCAAAGTTACGGATGCATCATGA
- the LOC121216214 gene encoding oligosaccharyltransferase complex subunit OSTC, whose amino-acid sequence MAPKADTQSAGAVAAADASSQFSMDPVFHVLKVVPYSFLRPPRLRLKIPSVSLPSAMTVFSLVLLTYFMVVSGFVYDVIVEPPGIGSTQDPATGAVRPVVFLPGRVNGQYIIEGLSSGFMFVLGGIGIVLLDLALDKNRARSVKVSYAIAGISSVVIAYVMTTLFIRIKIPGYLR is encoded by the coding sequence ATGGCTCCGAAAGCAGATACCCAATCCGCCGGCGCTGTCGCCGCAGCTGACGCATCCTCTCAATTCTCAATGGACCCAGTATTCCACGTCTTGAAAGTCGTCCCCTACTCTTTCCTTCGCCCTCCGCGCCTCCGCCTCAAGATCCCCTCCGTCTCCCTTCCTTCCGCCATGACCGTCTTTTCTCTCGTCCTCCTCACTTACTTCATGGTGGTCTCCGGCTTCGTCTACGACGTCATCGTGGAGCCCCCTGGCATTGGCTCTACCCAAGACCCTGCCACTGGCGCCGTCCGACCTGTTGTTTTCCTTCCAGGCCGAGTCAATGGTCAGTACATCATAGAAGGACTCTCCTCTGGGTTTATGTTTGTGCTTGGTGGCATTGGGATTGTCCTCTTGGATCTTGCCCTTGATAAAAACAGGGCAAGGAGTGTCAAGGTTTCCTACGCCATTGCAGGAATCTCCTCCGTTGTTATTGCCTATGTCATGACTACGCTCTTTATTCGCATCAAGATCCCTGGTTATCTCAGGTGA